The genomic region TTATAAGGCAACCCTGCATGCTAGTTTTCTGTCTCTCTCTGCCTACTCAACTTCTGAAATGTTGATCTCATTATATTTTGTTTGGTTGTTGGATAGACCAAAACAGAGCTATTTATTTCTAGCAGAAGATTAGGCAGTATTTCATGCCATTTAAGCCATTGATACAGATTCCTCTTTATACATTTTATGTTTTAGCAAACACATATGACTCGGATAAATGATGAACATTTTTATCTAGATGATCTTTGCGTATATTGTGTTGCTTATGCCTTTGGAATATGTTGAATTTGTCATGTTGATGGCACATGATTAATTGTTGTAAGCCGATATTCTATTAGCTGTAGTCCCAAAGGTGCATTGCAAATAGCGTGTTTTCTAGAGTTGAAGCATAACTTTCTCTTGCATTCTAAGAATTGGAAACTGAATTTGGTTTCACATAGAGCGTCATCATCTAAAACTAGCACAAGTGCATTCCTTTCCCTGTAGAATCCTGTTTAGACATGAagagttattttttattttttattttttcttattgtTGGTCACTATAGAGAGATTGAGATTTTGAGTGATTCATTGTTCCAGTTCTTTCCAAACTGTGGTGCTTTATTTCCAGTATAGATGCCGTCTATTCCTTTTTTATTTGGGATGAAATCTTCTATTCCTATGTTTCTCACTGGTTTTGGAGATATTCTTGTTTATAATGCAACTGAAGTTGTTTAATGTGAATTAACTTAAGGTTGTGTGCACTCTTAACTTATTTCATTCTTTAAGATCACGTAATGTGTATTAGTAGGGGCTATTTAATTAATCTTCTATTTTCTtgtgctttaattttatttttttttctgtttaGGACATTAGGTTTTCTATTAACTGATCTTGCCATGTATAATGTATAGGAGTTAGGCAAATAGCCTATAAACACCTATGCTGGTAATTTTTGTTGGCTTTTGATTGTGAAGGTCTTTCAGTTACTTTAAAAAGGTATTAAAATTTATCTCAGCTTTGAGAAAATTTCAGAGTCTTTGgttttctagtgattttccctaTTTTTAATTTTCTGCATCATTATGTTTATAGAGACACAAATATCAATAGTTGGTATATATTTTGTATAATGTATGCTTAGAAATCTTTGATTAATTGAACCATTATGAGAAAACTTTCATGAATAGGAAGTGAATACAATTAATTCCATAGTCATATGCTGGTGTTGCAAGTTTTTGCGTGCTTGTGCTAGATGTCATGAATACACAGTTGGCCATATCTGAGTATTGTTTTTTTAGTTATATGTTGCTCCTTGTTGCTTCCAGATGGCATTCACAATTGCAATTCTAGTGAACTTTCTTATCAAGAACTTGGTGTTGCAAAGCTTCGTGGATTTCATCAATGGTTTTCTAATCACCCACTAATTGCAAATTCAGATGGCGTGGAAGAATTTGATTTAAACTCCAGTTCtcataaaatgataatttttgccCATCACCATAAAGTTCTTGATGGAATACAGGTAAGATATAATAAGCCCTTCATTCACTAGAGTAACATCTAATGGAATATTGAGATGTATCCTTGACTGTGGAAGAATTACTATCAGGATTGATAAAGACAAAAAGAAAGATTCTCTTTATTTCTTTAGTTGCACAGAATTTGTGCATGATAGATTTCTCCTGTCTCATTGATGATCTGCAATAtacaaaaaaggaaaaattaggtTGTCAATATGAAATTAAGTAGTTAATCACTTTCTAGTTTAAAGTAAAAATGGAATTGTGATATTTTGTCTAGGTTTATTTCCGCTCGTTTTGATGGGCTGTAAGTCAAATCTTTTGATGCgtaaaatatttttgtttaaaattttttctttagTCTGTAGCCCTCTGAATAGTGAATACTACTGTGTTAGTAGGTTATATCCATGATGACACCTTATTAACTTTAAGTAAATGGTTTTTAAGACTACCATCTTTATTTTTTCCTTGGCAATCCATGAAGTTTGCTGTTTTAAATTATCCAGGACTTCGTATGTGAGAAAGGAATTAGTTTTGTCCGTATTGATGGAACCACACTTCCAAAAGATCGACAATCAGCTGTACTGTCATTTAAATCACCAAATGGGGTTTGTGTTACATGTTTCTTTGCCTATGTTCCTTTTGTTCGTTTAAGAAACATTTTTGGATTGTCTTTACTGACCTTTTTGTCATTTAGCATAATTATCAACTATTATCTAGATTAAACACGTTGAATTGCATAGCTCATGAAATTTGAAATTTCTATACTCAAAAAGTGGTTATACTGCTACAAGATTTTCTGTGTCTGATACAATGTCTTTCTCTTTTTGATAGTCACTTTGCTAATTTAggtttatacattttattttctaACCCAAGATGTTTACTCCAATAATTTATTCATCCATGCAACAATTTTCATGTTCTGTGCTTCCTTGGATACTTAAAAATACTGGAAAAAGCATGAACAGATACAAGCATTTTCTACATATGTCCTATGTGCTATTTTCTAGTGTGGCAGACATTACTAAAGAGACCATTTTCTGACTTGCAGCCAAGTTACTTTTTTCCTGTATTATACTGACTATAGCCAGCCTCATTCATCAGGCCAAAATCGCAATAATTGGAATAACTGCTGGGGGTGTTGGACTCGATTTTTCATCAGCAAAACATGTTGTGTTTTTGGAGTTGCCTCAGTCACCATCTTTGATGCTTCAGGTTTTTAcatatagattttttttttttttttttaattttgctgaATTATAGCATTACTCTTTAAGCAATCCTGTTCCAGTCTCAATAAAATTTTGAATGCGCTGAATTTAATGTAGAATGGTgttaaatgtttaaaaattttgaggTTAGTTTCAAATTTCAATACCAACAATCACCTTCACAAGGTTATTTTGGTGACACTGTTTATATTAGAGCTTTTAGGAGCTTCAGATTTCTGTGGTCCTATTTTGAATTACCGACTGGCCTGTTATTCTCTCTGCTTTTTCCTTTTAGACACGTGTTCTTGGTTTTCCATTTTTAAAACTACTTTAAATACTGCAAAGGAAGTGTCCCCCGGTTTTTTCCCTAGTTGATGAAGGAAGATTATGGATAAAATTAGAAGCAAATATTTTATAGGGCAGTTATCCAGTATGCATTGCTTGCTAGTCTAGATGGCAGGATAATGTACACATCCAAAAGAGCAAAAAAATTGATGATATGCATCAAAATTTCTGCTTGATTGAAATGTCAGTTAAAGCAGAAAAGTAGTTGATGATTTCTGCATTTTTCTGAATGCATATGTTAAGGTCTTTATTCCTGGAATGAGAAATAGCAATAACGATGGCGGGAACGTAAAAGAAagcttaaaaaataattaaggttGTGGAATTGGATTTCTGTAACTTTCCTGTGCATCATCTTGGCAAGGAAGGGAGGGGGAGATAGAGAGAGCTCTTACAATCTGTTATGCGCCTTGGCATAGGATCTAGCCACAGGTCTAGACGAGAAAGAATTCTTGcttcgacctatggttactcaaaagGCAGATTCCTCCTTGACTGAACCCCCTCTCAAAATAACGTTTCTTTTTGATAGAATAATTGCTTACCTCTTTATTTCATATTGACAGCCTTTTATAGACTGTTAATGACAAAGGAAATAGTCCTAATTGACATAAAATAGAAttcctaacttagagtttatgaaggaaataaaaacctaatataatagataaaataagtaaaactaaaactcttaGTAAAACctgatatataataaataaataaaactaaaaactcCTATTGCAATTAAAGTGTCCATATCATTACTCCCCTTCTTGGAATTGAGCTTGTCCTCAAGctcaaattcaaaataaacttCAAAACTTATCCAAAATCATCTATCTCATCATCATCTTGCTTGCCTTCAATGTCTGGTACTTCTATCCAAAATAACCTTTTACATTTGTGTCCCATGGAATAAGACTCGTCACAATTATAACACAGCCCTTTAGCCCTTCTTTCCGCCATTTCTATCCGTGTCAATCTCTTAATAAATGGTGCAGAAGAACTTATTTTGCCGTTGTTCCTGTTGGTTCTATTGTTTGTCCCCTCCCTTGCAATGTTCGAGTTGTTGGAATGATTGAATTGCTGTCGTTGTTTTGGGAAGTTGACCGCTTTAGATTGGTTTGAGATAACATCTTGGAAGAGACTTTTGTTTACGCTCCAAAGCTCGTGCCATATTCATTGCAACTCCAAGGTTTCCGGTTGTTGCATCTCAATATCAATTCTAAGTTCCTTTACCAATCCAAAGAAGAAAAGGTTTACTTGTTGTCGAGGTTTTAGATCAAGAGTCCTAGCGAGTAGTGATTGAAATTGGCGTTGATATTCTTCTACCGTCCCAGCTTTGTCTCAAGTTTGCAAGTTCCCCAAGGGTTATTACTCATAGGTGGCCCAAACTCGATATGACAACACTCTCTGAAGCGTTCCCAATCCAGATTTGCCTCTTCTTCTTCGATTTGATCAAACCATAATTGTGCCTCTCCTAAAAGATGGAATGAAACTAGGCCGACTTTGTCTTCTTCGTTGGTCCGTTGATTGCCAAAAAAAATTTCGCATCTTTTTAACCATCCTAAAGGATCTCCAACCCCATCATAAGTGGGAAATTCCATCTTAGAGTATCGTGGCACCATGCCCCCACCGTGTTGCGAATCTGAATTTCTTTTCTTGCCTCCACTGCTGCCttgtttttcattatttttttctgAATCCCCTTTCGTTGTCTTTTGGACCGAAAGAGATAACATCGCCACCTGCTCCTCTAACGCTTGTTGCCTTGTAGCCATTTGTTCCATGAATGCCTCCAACTTGGCTGTCAAAGTTTTTTCGTCACCCATGACAGCTGGCTCCGATCCCAAATTGTTATGCGCCTTGGCGTAGGATCTAGTCACAGGTCTAGACGAGAAAGAATTCTTGcttcgacctatggttactcaaaagGCAGATTCCTCATTGACTGAACCCCTCTCAAAATAACGTTTCTTTTTGATAGAATAATTGCTTACCTCTTTGTTTCATATTGACAGCCTTTTATAGACTGTTAATGACAAAGGAAATAGTCCTAATTGACATAAAATAGAAttcctaacttagagtttatgaaggaaataaaaacctaatacattagataaaataagtaaaactaaaactcttaGTAAAACctgatatataataaataaataaaactaaaaactcCTATTGCAATTAAAGTGTCCATATCACAATCTTTTATTGGTTTATCTTGTATTAATCCCAAACTTGCTTAAGGACCTATCGTCCTCAGAGCTTTATGAATACATACTTTTGCTTGTTCAAATTTGATCAGTTGCCTTACTTCCCCTTCCATCCTTGTCTTTTAAAGGCTGAGGATAGAGCTCATAGACGAGGGCAAACAAGCGCGGTCAACATTTACATCCTCTTGGCAAAGGTGTGCATATATTATGgaagaaattttaacaaatttgTCTGACAGTTCATATTATTTTATGCTATTTATAGTTTTCTCATACTACAGGATACTTTGGATGAGTTACATTGGCAAAATCTAAACAAGAGTCTGCACCGTGTTTCATCTACAACAAATGGAAAATATGACGCAATGAAAGAGATAGAAGTAtctactctctctctctctatgcATTTGCTACTATTCACATAATAAGTGAACTTCTTATTATGGAGTGAtcttatacaaaaatatatagatATTTACATTAAATTTGTTTTTAGTATTCTTAGTAGAGTTTAGGTTCTTTCTTAAAATGAGAAGCAGGGCAAAGTGGGGGGGTGTAATTGACATTGTTCTGTTGCACCATTTTAAGTTTTCTCTCTACTGTTTCAGAACTATTGTAAGAAGACATCAGGATTACTGTTTCAGAACTGCTTTTGCCTGTTAAGCACATTTTATGTACGTTGGTGGCTGCTGAGAATTGTTCCATGCAATAGATTGCCTTTAGCCTTACATAGCCAAACACTTATGAATATTATATTGTTGATGCTTATTCATCAGTATTGCTTTCTATCTGTGCTAGTGCTAAATGTGTTTTGAAACTTCACCTGATTGGCATAAAAATCTTTTCATTTTTCCCATTCCAACCATGATATGTGTGTGCATGTGCATTTTTGGTAAAATACATGACTTGTTTTGGTGGTTTGTTTTGTTTAGCAGGCATCATGATCATCTTTTCTAAAATATCTAACTTTATTCTTCTGGTTTGGTAGGTTGAAGGCATTTCTTATATGGTTACACCTGATACAAATTGCAAACataaaattttggtgaaagaaACACCTGGAAAACTTTCATTAGATTTAGAGCAGCTGCAAGACCCTGCATGTTCCCAGGAATTGCAGCCTTCAGAAGCATTTGCTGATGTTGCTGTTGAAATGAATGATGGATCTGACACAATGAATCAAACTGGTGACAGCTACAATAACAGTGATGTAAAACTTTTTAACATTATTAgaataaaaaaattctttttccttcatagaaatcttttcttttttcccATTCCAATCATGATATGCGTATGGATATGCATGTTTAGTAAAATGCATGACTTAAATTGGTGGTTTGTTTTGTTTAGCAGGCATCATAtcgtttcattttttattttatttaatttttctaaaagaTCAAACTTTATTCTTCTGTTTTGGTAGGTTAAAGGCATTTCTGATATGGTAACACCTTATGCAAATTGTAAGCAAAAAATTTTGATGAAAGAAGCACCTGGAAAACTTTCACTGGATTTAGAGCAGCAGCAAGACCCTGAATATTCCCAGGATTTGCAGCCTTCAGAAGCATTTGCTAATGTTGCTGTTGAAATGAATGACGGATCTGACACAATGAATCAAACTGGTGACAGCTACAGTCATAATGATGTAAAACTTTAACATTATTAGaataaaaagtaatttttcttttatatttgctAGAAGGAGCTTCGCTGGAATGGTTAACCTGCATGCTTGAGCTTCCCTTTGATCAAGCACATGCAGAAAATACCTACATGTCAGCTAAACTAACCTTGTTGGAGAAACTTTTCTTCACCTGCTGCTACTATTTTCCTATTCAAGTGAATTATTTTTTCTTGTTTCTCTCACTTTTGAGCTATATTCCTGTTTATTACAAGTTAATAATGCTTCTATTGATCTACAGGCTGGTGTGGTTCCTGATCGACAACTCCAAGATCTTAATTCCATGGGAAATGAAAAAGAATTGCATCCTTCTGCAGCTGATATTGGAAGATGTGACGTATGCCCTCCTTTTAAAATGGATAACAGAAGCAAAGATCAAGAGCCACTGccaaatgtactaattggattttttttttctcaatacaGCAAAATGATATGTTCTTTTAGATTTTGGCTTAAAATTAGCTAATTCAAAGTCTATGTTAATGCAGGGAAAGATAACCACAGCAGATGTTGGTGCACCAGTTCAACCATCAGACGCTGAATGTAATTCTATTCAAGTTGATTCTCTACGGTTTGAGGTAAACAAACTATACCTGATTGTAGATTCTGGTTTATTTTGCATCAAGCAAAACTCTAGTTGTTTTCTCACCCTGCACAGTGGATGAAAATTTTCTCCATTTCAAATTGTTCCTTTAAGTAGTCTTTGTGGTAGACATGTAAAGAGATGTTAACATGGTGACTTCTTTCTTCTTAATTTCACACTTTAGTACAGAGATTATCCATACAAGATTTAGATGAGCTTCAAGTTATTTGATAGAAAATTCTTTCAGAATGTATGCTATAAATATTATAGCATTTTCAGAGAATGTttcattcaacatttcaagcaAGGAAGCAAGCCAAGCTGGACTTACAAATTAGTTGCCAAAACCCAgccaaaaaataattataatgatagcAAGTAGTTGGCTGCTAATTATATTAGTCTACAAAATATATCAAAGAACTGTCAAATCCTTCCAGGCTTATGccttttttattgaaaatttccCCTAGATTTATATATTTGCAGGCATTTGCTATTTGATTGATCCTTGACCAAAACTTTCATTCCAAAGCTTGTATCTCCTGTGTGATTTAATTGACAAAATGGGTGAAAAATGGTATTGTTGTCATACATTCAATAAATGAACTGATTATATAGATTACCTTTTCAATGATTAAACTCTACTGTAGAACTTGTGTCCAAACTTCCTATTAATCCTTTACCCACATACAACCTTAATTCTCTAGGAAAGCTCATCTCTTTCTAGagataaaaacaaaaaaacatcATTTGAAAATATCCCCCTTCTCTCGAATAGATAGTTGACTGTAGGTTTCAACAATGATGATATTATTAGTGGTCTGGAGTTTACATTAAATGACAGTGCAATAAATAGGAATATAAATCCAGTGGGTTTCTTTTCTTAAACATTAACATTGTACTTGTAATATACAGGTAAGTGCCCATACTGGAAGAATCCACCTGTATTCCTGCATCCAAGGGAAAGATTTGAGACCTGTGCCACTTTTTGAGAATTTTCGACAAGAGGAAATTGAGTTAGAAAATGCTCTTGCTTGTGGGAGTAAGGAAACAGTTTCCAAATATTTCAAGGACAACCCCGCATATAGGCATGTTCTTTGGGCCTTCATTGATGAATGGAATAATCTAAGACCCATTGAACAAAGAAAACTACGTGGAAAGCCTTTGCAACTCCCTTTGTCTGTTGAGTTATGCTACTTGAAGGAAAGCATTAACCATAATACTGGGGTATGTCTGAATGAATTTTATTCTACTCTAGGATATCTCCTTTATTTCATTATGGATAACTCAAGGTGTTGCTTTTTATTCTATTGCAGGGACTGCTAAAAGGTGGGAGCAAGCGCCGCACAACACCTTTTTGTGAGATAAATGTTTCTTTGCCTCCAAATGCTGTGTGGAAAAAGGTCCATCTACAGCGTAGTTACAGTAAAAAGGAGAAAGAGTATACTCAGGGTTGGTCGCTGACTGATGAACCACTCTGTAAACTCTGCCAAAAACCATGCGAGTAAGGACTAATTAGCCTTCTCTTGCTTTACCATTTGTCACATATGTCACTGGCTTCCTATGTCTTCAGGGGGAGAAATGCCAAGAGTCCCGAATATTTTGAGGATCTTTTTTGTAATCTTGGCTGCTATGAAGAATACCGCCTAAGAACTAGCAGCAGTTTCATCCGTGAGGTTTGTGCATATGTTTCTTTACTACTTGACCAATATATctattcttttgattttttttcccaTTGGATTACATGCTTTATGTGACAAAATATTTCCAGGAACTTTTTCAACTTGAGCACGGTATCTGCACAAATTGCCAATTAGACTGTCACCAACTTGTGAAGCACTTAAAACCTTTATCGTTAGAGAGGCAGCGGGAGTATATTGCAAGAGTAGCACCAAAGATTGCAAGTCAGAAGAGCTTGTACGTCAATCAGGATAAGTTACCAATGCAGTTTCATTATTACTGCAGAATATTTCGTTGTAGAAAATTATGCAGTGACTGTATGAGTGTCATGCAAAGAAGTCTGCTAGACATATAAAGTATTGAACAGCTTTGTAGGCATATGGCCACATAAGTCATACACTAGTAGTACTTTCGAGATCACAGTATTTTCTATGAACCAATTTTCTAGTTTACCTTCTGCAGGGTTGACAAGCTTGTTAGTGATCCTTCCGAGGGCAATGCATGGCATGCAGACCACATTGTCCCTGTTTATAGAGGTGGAGGTATGTTATTGTTCACAAACTTACTTTTTCTAGTACTTTCTTGATCTTGAATATCTTGTTGTATTGCTTTTCTGTTAAATTGAGCTTGATTTCGATTTTCATATGTTGCCGAAATTTTATGCAGGTGAATGCAGGCTAGAGAACATGAGGACTCTTTGTGTGGCCTGTCATGCTGTTGTTACTGCAGCACAATGCATTGAACGTCGTTCAATTCGGACCAAAGCAAAGAAAAAGCTTAAAGCCATCATGGCTGACCTCAAAAAAGCTGAGAATATGGAAAAGAATTCTTCTTGTGGAAAGGTAAATAAGCAAGGGTGGTTATTACACATTTTATAGCTGTTCATTTCtatgtcataacatgtttcaaACTAGGGAAAAGAAAGTTCGTAAGATGATGGTAttctattataacataaattTCGTATTTTAGGTGTTATGTATCTACAATTTGGTTTGTTTCAGGATCAGGGACCCTCAGAGATTGTTGAGGACATACCAGAGGATGAACTTCTAGTCAATGTACCTGGTAGTGCTTATTCTGGAGGACTAAACTGCAGCATTCAATCTGAGTTGAAGAATCCCCCAAACACTTAATGGTCATCAAACTGAAAAGTGAAAAAGCATCCTCCATTTCATCCTATAATCCTATAATGTCTTGCATTGGCTGACTTGAACTCATCCCTTTTGATCTGTTGTGTACAACATCGACACAATCTTCCAACAGAGGTATGTATCTGAAACATTTGCTCATATACTTTTATAGGTTTTTGTTGGTTGGTGACGAAGATCTGCTTTACTCTCGATGGCTATCTAACAATCTCAAGGGGAAATACTTGATGAATGCCATATACTTGTGggatatgtatacatatatagcTTGTAAATTGGCCATCATGGCTGCAATCCAGTTATATTGATATTTTTTTATCCATTTTGTATACATATCATTCTTATTATTTACTAGTGATGGCATAGTAATGATGCCAATATCCAAAATCGTGAATCTGCAGGAACGAAGTGCATATAAATATGGGTGCTGCCTTAAGCATATGGGTTGAGCGGCACGTCTGAGACCTAACAGGCTCGAtccatgttagaattaagtgatctgaatccttattaaaataaaatacaataataaaataaaataaaaggaaaattcatatagaactatacttcttttattttattttagaataagatttttcAATCTTATTACacttcatctatttgatattgattagaataaagtgtttcaatcttactacaatCATTCTATTataatatggttttacaagcctataaataggcatAATTTACTCTT from Gossypium arboreum isolate Shixiya-1 chromosome 1, ASM2569848v2, whole genome shotgun sequence harbors:
- the LOC108480386 gene encoding uncharacterized protein LOC108480386 is translated as MKLTEEERKQAEANRLAAIAKRKALLQSSSANIHCQENQSHYWRLAKCPKLANDNAQIPKRPQDAKSMPVSSTQLSKKFQARLEICSPDTFSITPETLKGCLYPGDEECLRRLGDVLSDVMHSHYTQDSGGRKACVYKLRDYGSVLSCLRKSKDIEIREIPHLTLKVVETFSHCFVAGQWRPCRPEHLSDEDVDELITKLPETLLNSLLPFQLEGIKFGLRRGGRCLIADEMGLGKTLQAIAIAGCFINEGSILVVCPAVLRYSWAEELERWLSFCLPSDIHLVFGHRDNPAYLNKYPRVVVISYTMLKHLRKSMLEHEWAVIIVDESHHLRCSRKSTESAEIQTVLDLAEKVRRIVLLSGTPSLSRPYDIFHQINILWPGLLGVTKYKFAETYCDVNFAQTTQGFKDFSKGVRLEELNVLLSQTVMIRRLKQHVLVQLPPKRRQLIRLHLKKSDIASAKAAVSFSNADAFENNASNDIAMEKLGGNNVNYGHFYGIHNCNSSELSYQELGVAKLRGFHQWFSNHPLIANSDGVEEFDLNSSSHKMIIFAHHHKVLDGIQDFVCEKGISFVRIDGTTLPKDRQSAVLSFKSPNGAKIAIIGITAGGVGLDFSSAKHVVFLELPQSPSLMLQAEDRAHRRGQTSAVNIYILLAKDTLDELHWQNLNKSLHRVSSTTNGKYDAMKEIEVEGISYMVTPDTNCKHKILVKETPGKLSLDLEQLQDPACSQELQPSEAFADVAVEMNDGSDTMNQTGDSYNNSDVKGISDMVTPYANCKQKILMKEAPGKLSLDLEQQQDPEYSQDLQPSEAFANVAVEMNDGSDTMNQTGDSYSHNDAGVVPDRQLQDLNSMGNEKELHPSAADIGRCDVCPPFKMDNRSKDQEPLPNGKITTADVGAPVQPSDAECNSIQVDSLRFEVSAHTGRIHLYSCIQGKDLRPVPLFENFRQEEIELENALACGSKETVSKYFKDNPAYRHVLWAFIDEWNNLRPIEQRKLRGKPLQLPLSVELCYLKESINHNTGGLLKGGSKRRTTPFCEINVSLPPNAVWKKVHLQRSYSKKEKEYTQGWSLTDEPLCKLCQKPCEGRNAKSPEYFEDLFCNLGCYEEYRLRTSSSFIREELFQLEHGICTNCQLDCHQLVKHLKPLSLERQREYIARVAPKIASQKSLVDKLVSDPSEGNAWHADHIVPVYRGGGECRLENMRTLCVACHAVVTAAQCIERRSIRTKAKKKLKAIMADLKKAENMEKNSSCGKDQGPSEIVEDIPEDELLVNVPGSAYSGGLNCSIQSELKNPPNT